One Pseudofrancisella aestuarii genomic region harbors:
- a CDS encoding RNA-binding S4 domain-containing protein, protein MNVRLDKWLWAARFYKTRQLAKKAIEGGKVHFQGQKTKVSKLVNVGDMFDIQQSFIKKTIEVLALDETRKSATEAQKLYKETNESIIKREKEAELRKLANTYSSEKPNKKQRREIIDFKRQ, encoded by the coding sequence ATGAATGTTCGCTTAGATAAGTGGCTATGGGCTGCTAGATTTTATAAAACTCGCCAACTAGCTAAAAAAGCAATAGAAGGTGGAAAAGTTCATTTCCAAGGTCAAAAGACTAAAGTTAGCAAACTAGTTAATGTTGGTGATATGTTTGATATTCAACAGTCATTTATTAAAAAAACAATAGAAGTACTAGCCTTAGATGAAACTAGAAAATCCGCTACTGAAGCTCAAAAGCTATATAAAGAAACTAATGAAAGTATAATAAAAAGAGAAAAAGAAGCTGAATTAAGAAAACTTGCTAACACATACTCTTCTGAAAAGCCTAATAAAAAGCAAAGAAGAGAAATAATAGACTTTAAAAGACAGTAA